The genome window AGACACCGTGGAACTGATCCGCCAACTGGAGGGACTAAAATGACAGACAAAGCAGCATCAGGCAATACAGCTCGCACCGCGGAAGTACACCGTAAAACCAACGAGACAGATATTCGGATAAAAATCAATCTGGATGGCACAGGTCAGAGTGACATCAAAACCGGAGTCGGTTTCTTTGATCACATGTTGAACCAGATCGCCTGCCACGGCCTCATCGACCTTACCATCCAGGCAACCGGCGACCTGGACGTTGACTGTCACCACACAATCGAAGATACCGGCCTCGCGCTGGGTGACGCCGTAGCCAGGGCATTGGGTGACCGCAAGGGTATTGTTCGCATGGCCGATGTGTATGTCCCCATGGATGAAAGCCTGGCT of bacterium contains these proteins:
- the hisB gene encoding imidazoleglycerol-phosphate dehydratase HisB: MTDKAASGNTARTAEVHRKTNETDIRIKINLDGTGQSDIKTGVGFFDHMLNQIACHGLIDLTIQATGDLDVDCHHTIEDTGLALGDAVARALGDRKGIVRMADVYVPMDESLAFTCLDFSGRPYCVFKPAWQGEMVGNIPVSLIEHFWASFSITSCCNLHIRVLDGRDNHHMAEAIFKSAARAIQASTRIDPRRAGSVPSTKGTLQPKDDLPW